In a single window of the Candidatus Poribacteria bacterium genome:
- a CDS encoding biopolymer transporter ExbD, with protein MQAQAGEAKLSLLATKIRERKPPTLSMAPMIDCVFLLLIFFMVSTTFSPIPGLRVQLPPPGKPSPDKPKGLTVRIANPEPSEDRGTMVLNDEVVQIDEMFNRFINAPEEATSMLIIQSEREVLHEQIVQVMDIAKQAGIDKIGFAIVARD; from the coding sequence ATGCAAGCACAAGCTGGTGAAGCCAAATTGAGTCTACTTGCGACCAAGATTCGGGAACGCAAGCCACCAACACTCAGTATGGCACCTATGATCGATTGTGTGTTCCTGCTCCTGATTTTCTTCATGGTATCGACAACCTTCTCGCCGATTCCGGGCCTTCGGGTACAGTTGCCCCCACCGGGGAAACCCTCACCCGATAAACCGAAAGGTTTGACTGTCCGAATCGCAAACCCGGAACCCAGTGAGGACAGAGGCACGATGGTGCTGAACGATGAGGTCGTCCAAATTGATGAAATGTTCAATCGATTCATCAATGCCCCTGAAGAAGCGACAAGTATGCTCATTATCCAATCCGAACGAGAAGTGCTACATGAGCAGATCGTGCAAGTGATGGATATCGCGAAACAGGCAGGTATAGATAAAATCGGGTTCGCTATTGTCGCGCGAGATTGA
- a CDS encoding biopolymer transporter ExbD, which yields MALNMSRRKKTGDDDDIPMAPMIDCVFLLLIFFMVSAVMRVPPPFTVTLPDSATKHEFTRKKYNLFISGDGRISIDDQEMLTLEDMELFIAAHENQISTLIIKADKRAKHGVVIDVVERAKQRSSKTEGLEIAFAVSEED from the coding sequence ATGGCTTTGAACATGTCTCGGCGGAAGAAAACAGGCGACGATGATGACATCCCGATGGCACCAATGATCGATTGTGTCTTTTTGTTGCTGATTTTCTTCATGGTGTCTGCTGTTATGCGGGTTCCTCCGCCTTTCACTGTCACCTTACCCGATTCCGCAACTAAACACGAGTTCACACGGAAGAAGTATAATCTCTTCATTAGTGGTGACGGACGGATTTCCATCGATGACCAAGAGATGTTGACCCTGGAAGATATGGAACTTTTTATTGCAGCGCATGAAAATCAGATCAGCACTCTAATTATCAAGGCAGACAAGCGTGCGAAACACGGTGTCGTCATTGATGTGGTGGAACGAGCGAAACAACGCTCCAGTAAAACGGAGGGGCTTGAAATCGCTTTCGCGGTCTCGGAAGAGGACTGA
- the gltB gene encoding glutamate synthase large subunit, translating to MARDGKPALQCQCKKIKKNVWRVSLEMYNDLKEKDACGVGFIANRFGNRSHDIIKMATQAVTNLTHRGAVAADAKTGDGAGILTQIPEKIFQKELQKLGVHLDSMDDMGVGMIFLPRHDRDAQAQGRAVVEEILQQYGIPFLGWRSVPQDFSALGAKALETLPEIQQILVGRPEQLTDDAFEQRLYLICKELEHRVTAAALDEFHIASFSHRTIVYKGLLVAPQLTQFYTDLKDPDFQAALAVFHQRYSTNTSSTWMLAQPFRTLAHNGEINTLMGNQNWMRAREADLQSSLWNEDIQKLIPIINPDGSDSMSLDNVLELLTHSGRDILHAMMCLIPEAYEQIPDMPDKLKACYEYLSCVSEPWDGPAAVAFTDGVIVGASLDRNGLRPARYKVTEDGTVVMGSEVGIIELDDSCVVEKGRLGPGQMIAVDTAQGKLLKNFDIKHNVARQKPYAEWVKKGIVTLPAEKNGTCGTTDAVPEKLSTYQKAFGYMTEDIERFIKPMVSEAKEAIGSMGDDTPPSVISRHPRLLYSYFKQRFAQVTNPPIDSLRERLVMSLTTHLGKQYSLLTETPAHARLIRLHSPILTNTDLQALRELDISDFQVETLPACFPVASGKQGLEDALKTLCQRASAAMDAGITLLVLSDKKVSPDLAPIPMALAIGAVHHHLIREGKRMRASLIAETGDAREEHHFAVLLGYGATAINPYLAFSTIVQLAQDGEFAELTPSEAVETYKATVEKGILKIMAKMGISTVSSYHGAQIFEALGINSTVIDKCFTGTTSRLSGIGFAEIAAETLHFHTKAFSGSEDDTSLEEAGYFRFRRNGEFHAFNPTVFKSLHRFVKGGKSEDYEKYAAAIESGEPSSLRDLLAFKPSTPIPIEEVEPVEDIVRRFTTGSMSFGALSRETHETLAIAMNRLGAKSGSGEGGESSARFKPQPNGDLASSAIKQVASGRFGVTPTYLISAKELEIKMAQGSKPGEGGQIPGHKVTAEIAALRHSVPGVPLISPPPHHDIYSIEDLAQLIYDLKQANPRAKVAVKLVSEFLVGTIASGVAKGYADVIQISGHEGGTGASPLSSIKNAGTPWELGLAETQRALVTNELRDRVVLRADGGMRSGRDIVIAAMLGAEEYGFGTIAMVATGCVMARQCHLNTCPVGVATQDPALRAKYPGTPEMVVNFMLGVANEVRAILANLGHRNLNDIIGRPELLQPIDLADYPKTETLDLSEILTSADPTGTQPRYHLQKRNDRDDISLDDRILEDAKDAISKKTSIQLSYSIRNTHRTVGAKLSGEIAARYGDAGLPDRTIQCDFQGSAGQSFGAFCISGVQFVLTGEANDYVGKGIAGGEIIIKPAPNAQFPTYENTIIGNTVLYGATGGTLYAAGRAGERFCVRNSGATVVIEGVGDHGCEYMTAGTVVILGETGRNFGAGMTGGTAYVLDEKQQFEGKYNSDWVKLERVTSETDIKNLMALIQNHAAYTGSEHAEKILANWEDFLSYFWKVVTPPPPPPPAPVQLKRRAAGRRARKR from the coding sequence ATGGCGAGGGATGGAAAGCCCGCTCTACAATGCCAATGCAAAAAAATAAAGAAGAATGTATGGAGAGTCAGTTTAGAAATGTATAATGATTTAAAAGAAAAAGATGCCTGCGGCGTTGGTTTTATCGCGAACCGTTTTGGGAATCGAAGCCACGATATTATCAAAATGGCGACACAAGCGGTCACGAATTTGACACATCGAGGCGCAGTAGCGGCTGATGCCAAGACAGGAGATGGCGCAGGCATTTTAACGCAGATTCCGGAGAAAATATTTCAAAAAGAACTTCAGAAACTCGGTGTCCACCTTGATTCGATGGATGATATGGGGGTCGGGATGATTTTCCTGCCCAGGCACGACCGAGATGCACAGGCACAGGGGCGCGCAGTCGTTGAAGAGATATTACAGCAATACGGTATTCCTTTTTTGGGATGGCGTTCCGTTCCTCAGGATTTTTCCGCGCTCGGTGCTAAAGCACTCGAAACGCTACCAGAAATCCAGCAGATATTGGTGGGACGTCCAGAGCAACTCACCGATGATGCTTTTGAACAGCGATTGTATCTGATATGTAAAGAGTTAGAGCATCGTGTTACAGCCGCGGCACTTGATGAATTCCATATCGCCTCTTTTTCACATCGGACGATTGTCTATAAAGGGTTGCTCGTAGCCCCGCAGCTTACCCAGTTTTACACAGATTTAAAAGATCCTGATTTTCAGGCAGCACTTGCCGTTTTCCATCAACGCTACAGCACAAATACCTCGTCCACATGGATGCTTGCCCAGCCTTTTCGGACACTGGCACATAACGGTGAAATCAATACCTTGATGGGCAATCAGAACTGGATGCGGGCGCGCGAAGCCGACTTGCAATCGTCCCTCTGGAACGAGGACATCCAAAAACTCATTCCAATTATCAATCCGGATGGAAGCGATTCCATGAGTTTGGATAACGTGTTAGAGTTATTAACACACTCTGGTCGTGATATCCTACATGCTATGATGTGCCTGATTCCTGAAGCATACGAGCAGATTCCCGATATGCCGGACAAGTTGAAAGCCTGTTACGAGTATCTCTCATGTGTCAGCGAGCCTTGGGACGGACCGGCAGCAGTCGCCTTTACGGATGGCGTTATTGTCGGGGCAAGTTTGGATAGAAACGGACTACGTCCCGCACGCTACAAGGTCACCGAAGACGGCACAGTTGTTATGGGGTCTGAAGTTGGCATTATTGAGCTTGATGACAGTTGTGTGGTGGAAAAGGGACGTTTGGGACCTGGGCAAATGATTGCTGTCGATACAGCCCAAGGAAAATTGCTGAAGAATTTCGACATTAAACACAATGTTGCCAGGCAGAAGCCTTATGCTGAGTGGGTGAAGAAAGGTATCGTAACGCTCCCAGCCGAAAAAAATGGGACGTGTGGCACGACAGATGCTGTCCCTGAAAAATTGTCAACATATCAGAAAGCTTTCGGTTATATGACTGAAGACATAGAGCGCTTTATTAAACCGATGGTGTCGGAAGCGAAGGAAGCAATCGGTTCAATGGGGGATGACACACCGCCTTCTGTGATTTCTCGGCATCCGCGTTTGCTCTACAGCTACTTCAAGCAACGTTTCGCGCAGGTTACGAATCCACCTATTGATTCGCTCCGGGAACGGCTGGTGATGTCTCTGACAACACACCTCGGAAAGCAGTATAGTTTGCTCACAGAAACGCCAGCACACGCTCGACTTATTCGGTTACATTCTCCAATTCTGACGAATACAGATTTGCAAGCATTGCGTGAACTGGATATATCCGATTTTCAGGTGGAGACACTTCCTGCGTGCTTCCCTGTAGCCTCCGGTAAACAAGGTTTGGAAGACGCATTGAAAACACTCTGTCAACGTGCCTCTGCGGCAATGGATGCCGGTATAACACTCCTTGTACTAAGTGACAAAAAAGTGAGTCCTGACCTTGCTCCGATTCCGATGGCACTTGCTATTGGTGCTGTCCACCACCATTTGATTCGGGAAGGAAAGCGAATGCGGGCAAGCCTCATCGCTGAAACTGGAGATGCAAGGGAAGAACACCACTTTGCTGTTCTTCTCGGTTACGGTGCAACTGCAATCAACCCTTACCTCGCTTTCTCAACGATTGTTCAACTTGCTCAGGACGGTGAATTCGCAGAACTTACCCCCTCGGAAGCCGTTGAAACCTATAAAGCAACCGTCGAAAAAGGTATTTTAAAAATTATGGCAAAGATGGGAATTTCGACGGTGTCAAGTTATCACGGTGCCCAAATTTTTGAAGCACTTGGTATCAATTCAACAGTTATTGATAAATGCTTTACAGGAACCACCTCACGCCTCAGTGGCATCGGTTTTGCTGAAATCGCGGCGGAGACACTTCACTTCCACACAAAAGCGTTCTCTGGCAGTGAAGACGACACGTCCTTAGAGGAAGCAGGCTATTTCCGATTTCGTAGAAACGGCGAATTCCATGCCTTTAATCCAACAGTATTTAAGTCACTTCACCGGTTTGTGAAGGGGGGTAAGTCGGAAGACTATGAAAAATACGCTGCTGCTATTGAGAGTGGGGAACCTTCTAGCTTACGAGACCTCCTTGCTTTCAAACCCAGCACCCCTATTCCGATTGAAGAGGTAGAGCCAGTAGAAGATATCGTTCGGCGTTTCACAACCGGTAGTATGTCTTTTGGCGCGTTAAGTCGCGAGACACACGAAACCTTGGCAATCGCGATGAATCGCCTCGGCGCAAAATCAGGGAGTGGGGAAGGCGGTGAAAGCAGTGCACGCTTTAAACCTCAACCCAATGGAGACCTTGCTTCCAGTGCCATTAAACAGGTGGCATCCGGACGGTTCGGTGTGACCCCGACCTACCTCATATCGGCGAAGGAACTGGAAATTAAGATGGCGCAAGGTTCAAAACCTGGAGAAGGTGGACAGATTCCAGGACATAAAGTGACAGCCGAAATCGCTGCGCTTCGGCACTCTGTGCCTGGAGTGCCATTGATCTCACCACCCCCACATCATGACATCTACTCCATTGAGGATTTGGCGCAGCTCATCTACGATCTAAAACAAGCGAACCCGCGGGCAAAGGTAGCAGTAAAACTGGTATCCGAATTTCTCGTTGGAACGATTGCATCAGGCGTGGCAAAGGGCTACGCCGATGTCATACAAATAAGTGGGCATGAAGGAGGCACCGGGGCATCCCCGCTCAGTTCCATTAAGAACGCTGGGACCCCTTGGGAACTCGGACTTGCTGAAACACAGCGAGCACTCGTGACCAATGAATTGCGGGATCGTGTCGTCTTACGGGCTGACGGTGGGATGCGTTCCGGACGCGACATTGTTATTGCGGCAATGTTGGGGGCAGAAGAATATGGATTTGGAACAATAGCGATGGTCGCGACGGGATGTGTAATGGCACGTCAATGCCACTTAAATACATGTCCGGTGGGTGTAGCGACCCAAGATCCAGCACTCCGTGCCAAGTATCCAGGCACTCCCGAAATGGTAGTCAATTTCATGCTCGGTGTCGCGAATGAAGTCCGAGCTATTCTGGCCAACCTCGGGCACCGGAACCTCAACGATATTATCGGACGTCCGGAGTTGCTGCAACCGATCGATCTGGCAGATTACCCAAAAACTGAAACACTGGATTTAAGTGAAATCCTAACCTCTGCCGATCCAACTGGAACGCAGCCGCGTTACCATCTACAAAAACGGAACGATCGGGACGACATTTCTCTTGACGACCGGATTCTGGAGGATGCTAAGGACGCAATCTCGAAGAAAACCTCTATCCAACTCTCTTATTCCATCCGGAATACGCACCGAACGGTGGGGGCAAAGTTGTCCGGTGAAATTGCGGCGCGCTATGGAGACGCTGGCTTACCTGATAGAACGATCCAGTGCGACTTTCAGGGGAGTGCCGGACAAAGTTTCGGTGCTTTCTGTATCAGTGGTGTCCAATTCGTCTTGACAGGCGAAGCGAATGACTATGTAGGTAAAGGCATAGCAGGCGGAGAAATTATTATTAAACCCGCGCCGAATGCACAGTTCCCAACTTATGAAAATACAATCATCGGAAATACTGTGTTGTACGGTGCCACAGGCGGGACCCTTTATGCAGCCGGAAGAGCCGGCGAACGGTTCTGTGTGCGAAATAGCGGGGCAACTGTTGTCATTGAAGGTGTAGGAGATCACGGTTGTGAATACATGACCGCTGGGACAGTCGTAATTCTCGGCGAAACGGGTAGAAACTTTGGAGCCGGAATGACCGGTGGGACTGCCTATGTTCTCGACGAAAAACAACAATTCGAGGGGAAGTATAACTCGGATTGGGTGAAGTTAGAGCGCGTAACCAGTGAAACAGATATTAAGAATCTGATGGCACTTATACAAAATCACGCCGCTTATACCGGCAGTGAACACGCTGAGAAAATCCTTGCCAATTGGGAAGATTTCCTTTCATACTTTTGGAAGGTTGTAACACCGCCACCGCCACCGCCACCAGCCCCTGTCCAACTTAAAAGAAGAGCCGCTGGCCGCAGAGCACGAAAACGCTAA
- the ggt gene encoding gamma-glutamyltransferase: MFDGYSPNQFGPGRSAVICQHGAVATSQPLAAQGGLQILQKGGNAVDAAVATAAILNVVEPMSTGIGGDAFMLVYQPKEGVIRGLNASGRAPYAAEPEVFTKQGLMNIPAFGSMYPVTVPGTIDGWATLLDECGTMSLSEVLQPAINYAEKGFPVSPQISLAWQESAQMLAQHPDTARTYLQNGKAPTPGEIFYQPNLARTFRLIAEGGRDAFYQGEIADKIVKFSDENGGLFTQRDFTEHTSDWVEPIFTNYRGYDVYEIPPNGQGIAALLALNIVEGFELEMMGHNSPEHLHHAIEAMKLGFADLYEYVTDPTFVDVPVDGLLSNDYTESQRERISPERANEQSSPGMPIMGSDTVYLCAVDSERNVVSFINSLFAGFGSGLVAGDTGIMLQNRGAGFSLSPDHANCIAPHKRTLHTIIPGMIAQNGVPLVTFGVMGGQMQAQGHLQFVCNLVDFNMDVQNALDAPRFRVMDDSRIMLEAGIPMNAQAALAQKGHHIIPGNTFFGGGQAIFINPSFGTLIAGSDPRRDGCAVGY, from the coding sequence ATGTTTGATGGGTACTCCCCAAACCAATTTGGACCTGGACGTTCAGCTGTCATCTGCCAACACGGGGCAGTTGCGACGAGTCAACCGCTCGCAGCGCAGGGTGGGTTGCAGATTTTACAGAAGGGTGGAAACGCCGTTGATGCAGCGGTTGCGACTGCCGCAATTCTTAACGTTGTTGAGCCAATGTCAACCGGCATCGGCGGCGATGCCTTTATGCTCGTCTATCAACCCAAAGAGGGGGTAATTCGCGGTTTAAATGCGAGCGGTAGAGCACCTTATGCCGCAGAGCCAGAAGTCTTTACCAAGCAGGGATTGATGAACATTCCTGCTTTTGGGAGTATGTATCCCGTCACTGTCCCTGGGACAATTGACGGATGGGCAACACTCCTCGACGAATGCGGAACAATGTCGCTATCAGAGGTCCTTCAGCCTGCCATCAATTACGCGGAAAAAGGATTTCCTGTCAGTCCACAGATTAGTCTGGCGTGGCAAGAAAGTGCGCAGATGTTGGCGCAGCATCCTGACACAGCACGGACATACCTCCAGAATGGAAAGGCACCGACACCCGGGGAAATCTTTTATCAACCAAACCTTGCACGGACATTTCGGTTGATCGCAGAAGGCGGACGCGATGCCTTCTATCAAGGGGAAATTGCTGACAAAATCGTGAAATTCTCCGATGAAAACGGAGGTTTATTTACGCAACGCGACTTTACTGAACACACGTCAGATTGGGTAGAACCGATTTTTACTAATTATCGAGGCTACGATGTTTATGAAATACCCCCAAATGGACAGGGAATCGCTGCACTCCTCGCACTCAACATCGTTGAAGGATTTGAACTCGAAATGATGGGGCATAACAGTCCTGAACATTTACACCATGCAATTGAGGCAATGAAATTAGGATTTGCAGACCTCTACGAATACGTGACGGATCCGACGTTTGTGGATGTCCCAGTAGACGGACTCTTGTCCAACGATTATACAGAAAGCCAGCGAGAGCGCATCTCACCGGAACGAGCAAACGAGCAGTCAAGCCCAGGTATGCCAATAATGGGAAGCGATACGGTGTATCTCTGTGCGGTTGACAGCGAACGAAATGTCGTCTCTTTTATCAACAGTCTCTTCGCGGGTTTTGGTTCAGGGTTAGTTGCTGGAGACACGGGAATTATGTTACAAAATCGAGGCGCGGGTTTTTCGTTGAGTCCCGACCACGCGAATTGTATTGCGCCACATAAACGCACACTGCATACGATTATCCCTGGCATGATTGCGCAAAACGGAGTGCCCTTAGTCACCTTTGGTGTTATGGGAGGACAGATGCAAGCACAAGGACATTTACAATTCGTATGCAACCTGGTGGATTTCAATATGGACGTGCAAAACGCATTAGACGCACCTCGGTTTCGCGTGATGGATGACTCGCGGATTATGCTGGAGGCAGGCATTCCAATGAATGCACAAGCGGCTTTGGCACAAAAAGGACATCATATCATACCCGGAAACACTTTTTTTGGGGGAGGACAAGCAATTTTCATCAACCCATCCTTCGGCACGCTGATCGCAGGTTCAGATCCAAGACGAGATGGGTGTGCTGTCGGCTATTGA
- a CDS encoding WD40 repeat domain-containing protein, which translates to MKYVFISFYLCFTVLLPFATTQAELTGEVIFGHPEHFDELWMTHVEDPRAAHKIFSDPVEAIGKFSVQKGGSLLVFISFRGIVADIHLFDRTQPRRKTRNLTKGLFDGISDVAISKNGDVAFTTALLDPPEARGIYLIPHRELQRNLPAATLLKHVSASNVEWSPNGREIAYATVSEVFLLNPFTGKSLRVSRTGTVPALSPNGQKIAVAHAFWPAPRENHLSILSLASLQPVAHIKVKDIPEDAVGWWGLSWSPDGQYLIYTIFTKNFQSFQNTAVPISGAPQERVFEKLPGGGVPEFDWTNTAYAVEPTDRITTLWGALKTDDLK; encoded by the coding sequence ATGAAATACGTTTTCATCAGTTTCTATCTTTGTTTCACGGTGCTGCTTCCATTTGCAACAACACAAGCGGAACTTACTGGGGAAGTTATCTTTGGACATCCTGAGCATTTCGACGAACTCTGGATGACACACGTAGAGGATCCCCGCGCCGCCCACAAGATTTTTTCAGACCCCGTAGAAGCAATTGGGAAATTTTCCGTGCAAAAAGGAGGGTCCCTCCTCGTCTTCATTTCTTTCAGAGGGATAGTCGCGGACATCCACCTTTTTGATAGAACGCAGCCTCGTCGAAAAACACGTAACCTCACAAAAGGCTTGTTTGATGGGATTTCCGATGTCGCTATCTCAAAAAACGGAGATGTCGCCTTTACCACGGCACTCTTAGATCCACCGGAGGCTCGGGGCATTTATCTCATTCCACATCGTGAACTCCAACGCAACCTTCCCGCAGCAACCCTGTTAAAACACGTGTCTGCCTCTAACGTCGAGTGGTCACCAAATGGCAGGGAAATTGCCTATGCCACCGTCTCCGAGGTTTTTCTGTTGAATCCGTTCACCGGCAAGAGTTTACGGGTCTCAAGGACGGGGACGGTTCCCGCGCTCTCACCTAATGGTCAAAAAATCGCGGTCGCTCACGCTTTTTGGCCCGCCCCTCGCGAAAACCATCTGAGCATTCTCTCCCTGGCAAGCCTGCAACCGGTGGCACACATAAAAGTGAAAGACATTCCAGAGGACGCGGTTGGCTGGTGGGGCTTGTCCTGGTCCCCGGATGGACAGTATCTCATTTACACGATTTTCACTAAGAATTTCCAATCATTTCAGAATACCGCCGTGCCTATTTCCGGGGCCCCCCAAGAACGGGTTTTTGAGAAACTACCTGGGGGCGGCGTGCCAGAGTTCGATTGGACAAACACGGCATACGCCGTTGAACCGACCGACCGAATTACAACACTCTGGGGCGCGTTGAAAACAGACGATTTAAAATGA
- a CDS encoding sigma-70 family RNA polymerase sigma factor, producing the protein MTLRCHQSKGTKCPRYIHQGFFRPTDEMVKPLLPDLRRCAACIASAAPQRFDLRDDLFQVASLTLIEKGPAFNPIHQSGASFGTFIRPRICGALTDGKKRELTHSHREHPIFEGTWDSSEDTETEGNQDIGWLWEVPDAHAEFETALVRDISFATALPKLLKILTPREREIFACLRENQQNCEIAEALTISEARVSQLVKQVTLKLTNAGRHLGLAE; encoded by the coding sequence ATGACATTGAGATGTCATCAATCCAAAGGCACAAAATGCCCGCGTTACATACATCAAGGATTTTTTCGTCCTACTGATGAAATGGTAAAACCGCTCTTACCAGATTTGCGCCGATGTGCGGCGTGCATAGCGTCCGCTGCCCCGCAACGTTTCGACCTCCGAGACGACTTATTCCAAGTCGCTTCCCTAACCCTCATCGAAAAGGGACCTGCGTTCAATCCAATACATCAGAGTGGCGCGAGTTTCGGGACCTTTATTCGCCCGCGTATCTGTGGAGCCTTGACGGATGGGAAAAAACGGGAACTCACCCATAGCCATCGCGAACATCCTATTTTTGAAGGCACATGGGATTCATCCGAAGATACTGAAACTGAAGGCAATCAGGACATCGGATGGTTGTGGGAGGTGCCAGACGCTCACGCTGAATTTGAGACGGCACTCGTTCGGGACATCAGTTTTGCGACTGCGTTGCCGAAACTCCTAAAAATACTAACACCCCGCGAACGAGAAATCTTCGCTTGCCTTCGTGAGAATCAACAGAATTGCGAGATTGCTGAGGCGTTGACGATCTCTGAAGCGCGTGTCAGCCAACTGGTGAAACAGGTAACCCTGAAACTGACAAACGCAGGCCGACACCTGGGTTTGGCGGAATAA
- the lpdA gene encoding dihydrolipoyl dehydrogenase, translated as MATYNVGIIGGGPGGYVAAIKAAQRGGSVCLIEKGEWGGTCLNRGCIPTKTLFAVANLATQVQEASFFGVNINGDATIDYPQVLSHKTSVVQQLTGGIAQLLKANGVDTFNGTATLIDRNTIVVSKPDGTTEQLDAKNIIIATGSEPAEPPVFEIDENQVLTTTGILNLTELPESLLIVGGGVSGCEFASIFNALGCHVTVLELLPTILATEDVQVIRHIQLFMKRKGITIHTGAKLTHVKKSDAGVTAVLESGEELIAQKMLVSIGRRYNTDRIGLEKVGVRTEGGKIVVDARMQTNVAGIYAVGDVASRYLLAHVASAEGKIAAQNCLGDTVEMDYQVIPWCVFTLPEIGHVGMTEKEATDEGYEVKIGRFPYAANGKALGLRETDGFVKTVSDADSGDILGVHIVGAHASTLIHEAAVAIRTGATAMDIAGTVHAHPTLAEMVMESAEAAYDRAIHSLH; from the coding sequence ATGGCTACATACAACGTCGGAATTATCGGTGGCGGACCAGGGGGTTACGTCGCAGCTATTAAAGCGGCGCAACGTGGCGGCAGCGTCTGCCTGATAGAAAAGGGAGAGTGGGGTGGGACTTGCCTGAATCGCGGGTGTATCCCAACGAAAACGCTTTTTGCGGTTGCTAACTTAGCAACACAGGTCCAAGAAGCATCCTTTTTCGGTGTGAATATCAATGGCGACGCAACAATTGACTATCCTCAAGTATTGTCCCATAAAACCTCGGTGGTCCAGCAACTTACAGGAGGCATTGCGCAACTGCTGAAGGCAAATGGGGTTGATACCTTCAACGGAACAGCGACACTTATTGACAGAAATACGATTGTCGTCAGCAAACCTGACGGAACAACCGAACAATTAGACGCAAAAAATATTATTATTGCGACAGGTTCTGAACCTGCAGAACCACCTGTCTTTGAAATTGACGAAAACCAAGTCTTGACGACAACAGGTATCCTCAATCTCACAGAACTCCCCGAAAGCCTACTGATCGTTGGTGGCGGCGTTTCAGGCTGTGAATTCGCTTCCATCTTTAATGCCCTCGGTTGCCACGTGACTGTGTTGGAACTCCTCCCTACAATTTTGGCAACTGAAGATGTTCAAGTTATCCGACATATCCAACTTTTCATGAAACGGAAAGGTATCACCATCCACACAGGTGCGAAACTGACTCATGTCAAAAAATCGGATGCGGGTGTCACAGCAGTGCTTGAATCCGGCGAAGAATTGATCGCACAAAAGATGCTCGTCTCGATTGGGAGGCGTTACAACACAGACAGGATAGGTTTAGAAAAGGTTGGCGTTCGGACAGAGGGCGGGAAAATTGTCGTAGACGCTCGAATGCAGACGAACGTTGCGGGTATCTACGCCGTTGGAGACGTGGCGAGCCGGTATCTGTTGGCACACGTTGCATCGGCAGAGGGAAAGATAGCAGCACAAAACTGTCTCGGTGACACTGTCGAGATGGATTATCAGGTCATCCCGTGGTGTGTTTTTACGCTACCTGAGATTGGGCACGTCGGTATGACAGAAAAAGAGGCGACGGATGAGGGTTACGAAGTAAAGATAGGACGGTTTCCATACGCTGCGAATGGGAAGGCATTAGGACTCCGCGAGACAGACGGGTTTGTTAAGACGGTTTCTGATGCCGATAGCGGGGACATCCTTGGCGTCCATATCGTTGGTGCCCATGCTTCAACCCTTATTCATGAAGCTGCTGTCGCGATTCGCACGGGCGCGACTGCGATGGACATAGCAGGGACGGTGCATGCCCATCCAACCCTCGCAGAAATGGTGATGGAATCCGCTGAAGCAGCGTATGACAGAGCGATTCACAGTCTACACTAA